In the Acropora muricata isolate sample 2 chromosome 1, ASM3666990v1, whole genome shotgun sequence genome, one interval contains:
- the LOC136926412 gene encoding substance-K receptor-like, translated as MANQSQQQNATSSFPWFSTAECIAWLTVLGAEAVATVTLNVLTIIVYLKERSLRKRSLYLVINQAVADMLVAGCVIIGYLSLGSNCKFWASINSSNIPSVIVTKFWFRFIPLASVTNLAAISLERMHATFRPFKHRLIKKNMFGAVVAAVWITAGLCSAVGAFCPFTIKLSRSLFILYLTVFMFCLLIILGSYSSIAIKIVCGNQLHHHGATSREKKLTKTLFIVTLISLLLMQPNIFFWILDSVSSQTFTGISLQTWFRLYYSFGFLLCANSLVNPVCYAFRIPEFRRALFSCLRCRFQRQPAQV; from the coding sequence atggctaatcaATCTCAGCAACAAAACGCAACTTCATCTTTCCCGTGGTTTTCTACAGctgagtgcattgcctggctaACAGTGCTTGGTGCGGAGGCTGTTGCTACAGTGACGTTGAATGTCCTAACAATCATTGTTTACttgaaagagcgcagtcttcgaAAGCGCAGCTTGTACCTAGTGATCAACCaggcagttgctgatatgctTGTTGCAGGCTGTGTGATCATTGGGTATTTGTCTTTGGGAAGCAATTGTAAATTTTGGGCGTCGATCAACTCTTCTAACATTCCATCTGTCATAGTTACCAAATTTTGGTTTCGCTTCATTCCATTAGCATCAgtaacaaaccttgctgctatttccttagagcggatgcacgcaacgtttcgtccattcaaGCATCGCCTCATCAAAAAGAATATGTTTGGAGCAGTTGTTGcagccgtttggattacagctgggcTCTGCTCAGCAGTCGGTGCCTTCTGCCCCTTCACCATCAAACTAAGTCGTAGCCTTTTTATCTTATACTTGACGGTTTTTatgttttgccttttaattatACTTGGGTCCTACTCGTCCatagctataaaaattgtctgtgGAAACCAACTTCATCACCATGGTGCAACCAgtagagaaaaaaaactgaccaagacactgttcattgtgacaCTTATATCTTTACTGCTTATGCAgccaaacatttttttctggATTCTCGATTCAGTGTCATCACAGACTTTCACAGGTATTTCACTTCAGACATGGTTTCGGTTATATTattcttttggttttttattGTGTGccaactctcttgtcaatccagtttgttatgcatttagaattccagagttcaggaGAGCTCTGTTTTCCTGCCTACGCTGTAGATTCCAGCGGCAGCCTGCTCAGGTTTGA